From Sphingobacterium bambusae:
TTACCGCGATGACGGCAGCGCAACGTGAAGTGTTTTTCCTGCGTAACAACCTCACGGATGCAGAAAGAGCATCTGCCGCTGCACGAGGTGCCGACATGTCACGCTACTTGCCTACCGGAAACGAAGGACGATTGCAGTCGGCGTTTTCAAATAGAGATCCGCGCTTGGCGACTAATGTGATACTACCCTATAGTACATTTGTTGGAAATAATGCAGGTGTCGACCAACAGTTCACGATGCGTTGGCCATTTAGAGCCGAATTTGGTAACACATTTGATCTGCGGACAGATATCCCTGCTAGATTTTATTATTTACCACGTAAGTTTGTTTATGAAGGTGCTAATCCCGGAATCCCTGATCGGTCAAACGGAGCCTATGATTACATCGTGATTCGATTTGCCGACGTATTACTCTTATGGGCTGAAGCCTTGAATGAACTCCCAGGAAGAACAATGGAAGCTGTTGCTAAAGTAAATGAGGTAAGAGCTCGTGCCGGTGTTGCCGCTATCGCGATATCATCCAACCAAACTGAAATGCGCCAGCTGATACGTGATGAGCGACGTCGGGAATTGATGTGTGAAGGCATTATCTTTTTTGATGAGATGCGCTGGAAAACTTGGAGGGAAACGTCATTTTATACGGGGAATGGAATTAAGCAGGCATTCGGGAGGATCGACGCACCATACAGTTGGGCGGGCGACCACCTTTATACCTGGCCGATTCCCCGTACGGAGATTCAACGAAATCCAAACTTGGAACAAAATGAAGGATGGGTGGATTAACAATCTTATCCGTTTGGGCACGGACAAGGTTTGGCGAAGGTAAATTATGCATGATGAAAAAGCCGCAAATCTTTGTTTTAGTGATCTTCTTGTTGTCCCTACCTGCTGTTTATGGGCAAAGTATTTTATCGAAGAAAATCAATCCTGATCTTTCGAGTTACTCCATGTCGCATATACAGGATTGGAGGAAACAGACGAAAGCAGATTTGGAAACCATGCTTGACGATTTGGACGCTGCGCAAAAGGAGTCGTTTATCAAAGTGGCGGAAAGAGCCAACTCCTTTAGCTGGCCGCCCTTACTGGCCACTGTCTACTTGGAGTTTCAGTCGACAGGTAATCGAACAAATTATGAGCGGCTGGTCGATGAACGAAGGAAGATACTTTGCCAACTGGTGCTTGGTGAGCTTATGGAAAAGAGGGGGCGGTTTTTATCTCAAATTGCCAATGGATTGTGGCTTACCTTGGAAGAAAGCACTTGGGTTAGCCCTGCTCATATCGTTTCGCAACGCAGTGGAGCAGGGCTGCCGGATCCCACTGATCGGTATATCGATTTGGTTGCCGCTCGAACTGCGGCAGACTTATCTTTTCTCTATTTCCTGATGAAAGATGATCTGGATATGGTGTCGCCGCATCTTGCCCGGAAGATAAAGAAGGAATTGAGTGATAGAATTATTAAGCCTTATATAAAGGACTCCTATTGGTGGATGAGTTTCGACACGGATTTTATCAATAACTGGAATATTTGGATTAATACCAACGTGCTGAAAACTATCTTGCTGGTCGAAGATGATGAGCAACAGCTGCATGCCGTTTTACGTAAGCTACTGCTTAGTGCTGATCGTTTTATAGATAGTTATCCGGAAGATGGTGCTATAGATGAGGGGGCATCCTATTGGAGCCATGCCGGAGGAGAGCTAGGACAACTATTGTTGTGGCTTACCTCATCATCGGCCGACAGGCTGTCCTTTGCTGACCAACAGAAAATCAATAATATTGGTCACTATATACAGCATACCCACATAGCCGATAATGTGTTTGTGAATTTTGCTGACGCAAGTTACCGACAAATTGCTTCGGCAGCAAAAATATGGACCTACGGGATGTTATTTGACGACCCGCAGAGGAAAAGTTTATCGGCTCAAATGTATGCGCTTGACAAGGCCAGCTTTAATACCAGCTCGCTCCACACGTTCTTTATGTACCTGCCCTATATCCATGAACTGGACACCTGGAAGATCGGGCAGGAGGAGAAGGAGTCCGTTTTTTATGAGAGTTTGGGCCTATCGGTAATCAGCGCTGATACGAAGGGAAAAGGTATCGCTTTTGCCGGAATGGGTGGGCATAATGGGGTTAGTCATAACCACAATGATGTGGGTAGTTTTATCCTGTATCATGACGGTGTACCGGTGCTTATCGATGTCGGCGTTGCCACCTACAATAAGCAAACTTTCAGTGCGGCGCGCTATTCCTTGTGGCACACGCAGTCGCAGTGGCACAACCTGCCGTTGATAAATGGGGTAGGACAAAGGGACGGCAAAGCGTTTAGAGCGACAGATGTGCGTTATAGGGAAGATAAAGGGAAAGCGTTTTACTCGTTGGATATCGCGAAGGCTTATCCCGAGTCGGCAAAAGTTCATACATGGAAACGTTCTTTTGAGCTGGATAAGCGAAAACAGAAAATTAACGTTGTCGAAGATTTTGAATTAACACAGTGGCTGAAGCCTAGCGAACTGATGTTCATCAGTCAGATAAGGCCTACCGTGCAGGGTGGAGCGCTAATCTATGCGCTACCGGACAATCGAACCATGTATCTTCGTTTTGACGGCGCAAAGGTTCGACTGAAGGTTGAAGAAAAGTCTACGGCGGATGAGCGTTTACGTCAGCAGTGGGGAGACTATGTGTATAGGTCAAGCGTTGAGATTATCGGGAACAGCAAAAAGGAAAAAATTGCCTACACCATGGAGATTAAATAAACATACTTATGAATAGAAGATTGCTGTTAAAGGCCATAGGAATTTTTGGAGGAGCTGTGGCCATGCAAAGAAATGTTACGTTGGCAGCGGCTGAGCCAGAGCATCTGCTGAAAAATAGAACGCAGTTGGATGACCGTGCTTACTGGGTTTCCATAATTAGTAGAATGGCTACACCGATCTTGGAGAACATCAGTAAGCAGCAACTGCGCCAAAACATGCCCATGGAGGTCAGTCCGACCTTTGATACAAGAGATCCTGGTGTAGGGTATCTTGAGGCGTTCGGCAGATTGCTTGCCGGCATAGCGCCTTGGTTGGCTTTGCCAGACGATGCGTCGGCGGAAGGTGTTCTTCGTAAGAAATTCAGGGAGCAGGCTTTGTTGGGCATTCAATATGGTGTAGACCCCCAGTCTCCCGATTATTTTACATGGCGGGGCTCATCGTCGCAAACATTGGTTGATGCGGCTCACTTGGCACAGGCTTTCTTACGTGCGCCACAAGTATTATGGGAACCTTTGGCGGGGGAAACTAAAGCGCGGGTAATCGAAGAGTTCAAGCTACTGCGCCGTATCAAACCTAACGAGAGCAATTGGCTGCTGTTTGCGGCAATGACCGAAACATTCTTGTATGCGGTAGGTGAGGAGTGTATGCGGGAAAAGATTGATTATGCCGTCCATAAGTTTGACAAGGAATGGTACGTGGGCGATGGTTGGTACAGTGACGGCGATCGTTTCAGTTTTGATCATTACAACGGCTATGTCATCCATTGTATGCAGGTCGAGTCGCTTCGGCATAACATTAAGGCAGGGGCCATCTACCAGGAGATGTATGAGCGCGCATATTTGCGTATGCAACGCTACGCCCATCATTTGGAACGACTAATATCGCCCGAGGGATATTACACCGTGGTGGGACGATCTTCGACCTATCGGAATGCGGCATTTCAGCCCTTGGCTGCCGTAGCGCTAGACAATAGGTTGCCGGAAGATATAATGAAAGGACAGGTGCGTGCGGGGTTAACAGCCATCCTTCGACATATTTACAGGGATGAGACATTCCGTCAATCAGGTTGGCTAAGCATGGGGCTGGTTGGAGATAAGCAGCAAAACTTAGCAGATTACTATACTAATGCGGGCTCTATGTATGTAGGCTCCTTATCATTCCTGCCTTTAGGGTTGCCCGCGGATGACGAATTTTGGACCTGTAAATCCGAGAAATGGACCTCGCAAAAGGCATTTGCAGGCGAACCTTTTCCGAAAGACTATTATGTAACGTATTAAAAGATCTGTATAATCAAATGATAAGAATATTTATGCTGCTGGCAGCACCATTGATCCTAGCGGGGCTGTCTCCTGAAGCGGTAGCACAGGAAAGGAAGTTAAGGCTCTCCGAACAGTTCGTGCAAACGAATCTGCAAGAAGCGGCTAATCAAATAAAGTATCTAGAATCCCAAATCGAGGAGTCGGATATACCGACAACCTTTCAGAACGGTAAACATGTCAATTGGGGAACATCTTGGTGGTGCTCTGGCTTTTATCCCGGAACAGCCTTATACCTCTATGAAGCCACGGGAGATGATGGTTTATTGGCTATTGCAAAATCAAAGCTTCGTTACCTTGAAAAAGAGAAAGCGAATACAGGCACCCACGACTTGGGTTTTATGCTGTTCTGTAGTTTCGGTAATGCGTTGCGGTTGACGGGAGATTCCTCGGCATATGTTCCGGTGCTGGCAACGGGTGCCGCTTCACTGGCTTCTCGCTTCAATCAAAATACGAAAACCATCCGCTCTTGGGACGGTGGGAAAAACTGGGATGGTCAGCCCTGGCAATATCCAGTGATCATTGATAATATGATGAATCTGGAATTTTTGACGCAGGCATCGAAGCTAACCGGCAAGGTGGTATTTGCTGATATTGCGAAAACACATGCCAACACGACCATGAAGAACCATTTTAGAAAAGACTACAGTTCATACCATGTGGTCGATTACCGTGTCGAAGATGGATCCGTGGTTGCCCGCAAAACGGCCCAAGGCGCATTTGATGAATCGGCTTGGGCACGGGGACAAGCTTGGGCACTGTATGGCTATACGATGATGTTTCGCGAAACAGGCGACAAGCGCTATCTAAAGCAAGCGCGAAAAATAGCCGCTTTTTACCTTAACCACCCCAACCTTCCGGCGGATTTGGTTCCCTATTGGGATATGAACCAAGATCGGTTGGAAACGGACAGCAAATATTATGCACAGCGTAATTTACGCGATGCGTCAACCGCGGCCATTGTGGCCTCGGCACTACTCGAACTGAGCGACTATGTAAAGTCGAACAAGGAAATAAAGTGGTATATCGCTAAAGCTGAAGACATGTTGATGAGCCTTTCCAAAGCGCCGTATAAAGCGGCCTATAAAAGTAATGGTGGATTTATTTTGGAGCATAGTGTAGGATCAATACCACATAAAACCGAAGTAGACGTGCCGTTGACCTATGCAGACTATTATTATGTGGAGGCTTTGCTGCGTTATAAAAGATTATTGGATGGCTTATCCGTGCTTTAGACTTTCTGATTATAGTGCTGGCTGTTGGAAAAAAAGAGATAGCTGTTTTGTCCGACATGCTAGCTGTTGAAATAGATAAGCTAGCAAAGAAGGTAGGAATGCTAGCATATGAATAATAAGTGTAAGCATGTAGGTCTGAAGTGCTAGCTTTTTAACCAGAAAGGCTAGCACTTTTTTTGGAGATGCTAGATGATAGGTTTCACATGCTAGCATTTCTGTTGTACATGCTAGAACTTCTAACAGAAGTGCTAGAACTTCTAACAAAAGAGCTAGAACTTCTAACAAAAGAGCTAGCACTTCTAACAAAAGAGCTAGCACTTTTTACAAAAATGCTAGCATTTCTGCGAAAAGTGCTAGCATTTTTGATTGGCGATTTTTCGTTTTTTCGCATGTGGAGAAATGTTGCTCAGAAGGCTCTTGGAGGCTGTTTTTAGATGAATAATAATGCGTTTTTTCGTTAAAAAGTAGGAAAAATGAGCCAATCATTTTTTTTGAGCAAGCCGTTTTTTGGCTCATATATCCTATTTTTTGCACGGCTGTGATCCGATCTTTGTAGAACAGAATTGTTTACTAAAAACTAAGAAAATGGCGAGAACAGTTTTTAAAAGCACAGGTGCAACCGGGTTGTTGCGCTATGCGGCGCGCATCTTACTCAAGATGAGTCGGGATGAGGATCTTTTTATACGGGCTTTCACACGATATAGATGCCGACGCGATGGGCAATGTAGTGAATTTCTGAAAAGGGGCTGTCGTTAAGGATCAATAACTGGGAAACGATTCCCAAATTGTTGATGCTGCCGATGGAAAAAATAAAAAAATAATGTACTAACTGTTTGGTAGTTACAAAAAATACTTTACCTTTGCAGTCCCTTAGGGGAAATTGTGTCTTGAGCGAAGCCCTACTGCTTCGAAGGACGTTTAATTAATTTTATTTATAACATGTCAGGAATTATTGGTAAAAAAGTAGGAATGACCAGCCTGTTCGATGCGGAAGGGAAGAATATCCCTTGTACAGTAATTGAGGCTGGGCCGTGCGTGGTAACGCATATACGTACGGTAGAGAAGGATGGCTATGCGGCTCTTCAACTTGGCTATGATGATGCTAAGGAAAAGAACACAACAGCGCCTTTAAAAGGACACTTCGCAAAAGCGGGCGTGACTCCTAAGCGTAAACTAGTTGAATTCAAAACTTTCGAAGATGAGAAACAACTAGGTGACATCGTGGATGTAACTATTTTTGCTGAAGGCGAGTACGTAGACGTAGTCGGTACTTCCAAAGGTAAAGGTTTCCAAGGTGTAATGAAGCGTCACGGATTTGGTGGTGTAGGTGGTGCGACTCACGGTCAGCACAACAGACTACGTGCTCCAGGTTCATTGGGTGCTTCTTCTTGGCCTTCACGTGTATTCAAAGGAATGCGCATGGCGGGTCGTACAGGTGGTGACAGAGTAAAAGTTCAAAACTTACAGATTTTGAAAGTTTATGCTGATCAAAACCTAATTGTTGTTAGTGGTTCCATTCCAGGAGCTAAAGGTTCATATGTAATCGTAGACAAATAGTAGAGATGGAAGTTAACGTATTAAATTTATCAGGTAAAGAAACAGGTGCCAAGGTGCAACTGCCTGAGTCAGTATTCGGCGTAAAGCCTAACGACCATGCGATCTATTTGGATGTGAAACAATACTTAGCGAACCAACGCCAAGGAACTCACAAATCTAAACAACGTAATGAGATCGCGGGTTCTACGCGTAAATTACACAAACAAAAAGGTACTGGTGGTGCTCGTGCGGGTTCTATCAAATCTCCATTGTTTAATGGTGGTGGTCGTGTATTCGGTCCTCAACCACGTGACTACAGCTTTAAATTGAACAAAAAATTGAAGCAAGTAGCGCGTAAATCAGCATTGAGCTACAAAGCACAAGAAAACAATATTTTGGTGTTAGACGCGGTAAGCTTCGAATCCATCAAAACTAAAAACTATGTGTCTTTGATCAACGCGTTGAACGTAGCTGACGAAAAAACCTTATTGGTGTTGCCAGCATACGATAACAATGTTTATTTATCAAGCAGAAACTTGAAGAAAGTAAAAGTAATCGCAGCTTCAGATTTGAACACATACGATGTGTTGAACGCGACAAAACTTTTGTTAACTGCAGATTCTGTTAAAACTTTGGAGGAAGCATTCGCTAAATAATATGGAAATTATCAAAAAACCTATTTTGACTGAGAAAGCTTCGTTGTTAACGGAAAAAGCAAACCGTTACTCTTTCAAAGTTGATCACAGAGCTAATAAGATCCAGATCAAACAAGCTGTTGAAGAAATGTTCGGTGTAACTGTATTGTCAGTAAACACTGCGGTTGTAGCTGGTAAAGCAAAAAGCCGTTACACAAAAGCAGGTTTCGTTTCTGGAAGAAGCCCTAAGTATAAAAAAGCCATCATCACGGTGAAAGATGGCGAAACTATTGACTTTTACACTACACTATAATAAGAAATGGCAGTTAAAAGATTCAAACCGGTTACCCCTGGTACGCGTTTCAGAGTAGGCGCAGACTACTCTGATGTTACTACAAACGTTCCTGAAAAATCGTTGGTAGTAGGTAGCAACAAGAGATCAGGTGGTCGTAATAAATCCGGTAAAATGACTATGCGTTATATCGGTGGGGGACACAAAAAATCATACCGATTAATTGATTTCAAACGCGATAAAAAAGATATCCCTGCAAAAGTAGCTACTATCGAGTACGATCCAAACCGTACAGCACGTATTGCTTTGTTGCACTACGCTGATGGTGAGAAACGTTACATCGTAGCTCCAGCTGGTTTAACAGTTGGCCAAACGGTTGTTGCAGGTGATAAAGTAGCCCCAGAAGTTGGTAATACATTGCCACTTGCTAACATTCCACTAGGTTCGATCATCCACAACATCGAGTTGAACCCAGGTCAAGGAGGTTCAATTGCACGTTCCGCAGGAACATATGCGCAATTGTCAGCACGTGACGGTAAGTATGCCATCATCAAATTGCCTTCAGGTGAGACTCGTATGATCTTATTAACTTGTGTTGCTACCATTGGTTCAGTATCCAATGCTGAAAAAGCAAACCAAGTATTAGGTAAAGCTGGTCGTAAACGTCACTTAGGTCGTCGTCCTCGCGTTCGTGGTGTTGCCATGAACCCAGTAGATCACCCTATGGGTGGTGGTGAAGGCCGTACTTCCGGAGGTCACCCTCGTTCACGTACAGGTGTGTTAGCTAAAGGCTTCAAAACACGCTACAAGAAGAAAACATCGAATCGTTACATCATTGAGAGAAGGAAAAAATAATGGCTCGTTCAATTAAAAAAGGTCCTTATATCGATCACAACTTAGAAAGAAAAGTTCTTTCTATGAATGAAACAAACAAAAAATCAGTAATCAAAACATGGTCTCGTAGATCAATGATTTCACCTGATTTTGTTGGCCATACCTTCGCAGTGCACAACGGGAATAAATTTATCCCTGTTTATGTAACAGAAAATATGGTTGGTCACAAGCTTGGTGAATTTGCGCCTACGCGTACATTCAAAGGCCACGCAGAAAAGAAAAAATAATTAGGTAATGGAAGCAACAAAAAAACTCAAAAAGTCTGTCCTTATCAGACAGCGTAAAGAGCAGGAAAAAGCTCAAGTAGGAGGAGCTTCTACTGCCAAGTTATTGAACTGCCCTACTTCGCCTCGTAAAATGCGTTTAGTGGTAGATCTTATCCGTGGCGAGAAAGTGGAGACCGCTCTTTACATCTTGAAACACACAGGTAAAGAAGCAGCTGCTCGTGTTGAGAAATTATTACTATCAGCTATCAAAAACTGGGAAGCAAGCAACGAAGGAGCTTCTTTGGAAGACAGCGCGCTATTCGTAAAGGAAGTGTCTGTAGGTGGTGGTCGTCAATTGAAAAGATTGCGTCCGGCTCCACAGGGTCGCGGTTACAGAATTCGCAAGCGTTCAAACCACGTTACTTTGGTAGTAGACAGTTTAAAAAAAGTAAACAACTAATTTAAATAAGAATGGGACAAAAAGCAAATCCAATAGGTAGCAGATTAGGTATCATCAAAGGATGGGATTCTAACTGGTTCGGAGGCAACAACTATTCTGATAAGTTAGTTGAAGACGAAAAAATTAGAAAATATCTTTCTGTACGTATCGCAAAAGGTGGTGTAGCAAAAGTTGTTATCGAAAGAACTTTGAAACGCATCACGGTTACTATCCACACTGCACGTCCAGGTATCGTTATCGGTAAAGGCGGTCAAGAAGTTGACAAGATCAAAGAAGAGTTGAAAAAATTGACGAAAAAAGACGTTCAAATCAACATCTTCGAGATCAAACGTCCTGAATTGGATGCGAAATTGGTAGCAGAAGGTATCGCAAAACAACTTGAAGCGCGTATTTCATTCCGTCGTGCAATGAAAACTACCATTGCATCTACAATGCGTATGGGCGCTGAAGGTATCAAAGTAATGTGTTCTGGCCGTTTGGGTGGTGCTGAGATGGCACGTACCGAGCAGTACAAAGAAGGAAGAACTCCTCTACACACATTGCGTGCAGATATCGACTACGCTTTGGCAGAAGCATTGACGACTTACGGTAAAATCGGTGTTAAAGTTTGGATCTGTAAAGGTGAAGTTTACGGTAAACGTGATCTTTCCCCTAACATCGGCCAAACATCTAACACGAAGACCCGTGCCGGCAATGAAGGTGGCGAGCGTCGCGAACGCGATAACCGCAAAGGTGGACGCGGCGGTAACAACCGTGGCGGAAACAACAACCGTGGCGGTAATAACCGTGGTGGTGCAAACAGAGGATAATAAGTTTAATAGATTACAATAGTTGTCCGCCGGACGGCGGATTAAATAAAATACGAACATGTTACAGCCAAAAAGAACGAAGTTCAGAAAGATGCAGAAAGGCCGTATGAAAGGTAACGCTTCTCGTGGAGCGGATTTAGCTTTCGGTTCTTTCGGTATCAAGTCACTGGAGCCAGCATGGATCACGAGCCGCCAAATTGAGGCAGCACGTATCGCCGTAACACGTTATATGAAACGTGAAGGTCAAGTGTGGATCCGTATTTTCCCTGACAAGCCTGTTACCAAAAAACCTGCAGAGGTACGTATGGGTAAAGGTAAGGGAGCTCCAGAATACTGGGTAGCCGTAGTGCGTCCAGGCCGTATGTTATTTGAAGCAGAAGGTGTGCCTTTGGAAGTTGCCAAAGAAGCATTACGTTTAGCTGCTCAAAAATTGCCGGTTCAAACTAAGTTTGTTATACGTAGAGATTACGTAGAAGCATAAAAATCGCTGGTAATGTCAATAGTTTAGCCTTGTGGCCGTTACCCACAAGGCACCTTATAAACAGAATTGATAACCCTGCACAAACTGAAAGAAAATGAAAAATTCAGAAATCATCGAATTATCACAAGAGGAACTTGTAGCTCGTCTTAAAGAAGAGAAAGCTGCCCTTAACAAGTTGAAATTTGCACATGCTGTTTCTGCTGTGGAGAACCCTAATGTCATCAAAGCTGCGCGCAAAAACATCGCTCGCATCGCGACAGAGGTTTCTAAGCGTAAAAATGAAGCTAAGTCACAGGAAACAGCCTCTGAGGCGTAAAACGTAAAGTCGAAATGGAAAGAAAATTAAGAAAAACAAGAATCGGCTTAGTAGTTAGCAACAAGATGGACAAGTCTATCGTCGTAACGGTTGAACGTAAAGTAAAACACCCGATCTACGGTAAGTTCGTTAAAAAAACTACTAAATTTAAAGCTCATGACGAAACAAATACCTGCGGTATCGGCGATACGGTATTAATCATGGAAACTCGTCCGCTGAGTAAGACAAAGAACTGGAGATTAGTTGAAATTTTAGAAAGAGCTAAATAATGGTACAACAGGAATCAAGATTAAATGTGGCCGACAACTCAGGAGCTAAAGAAGTTTTAGTAATCCGTGTATTGGGCGGTACGCGCAAGCGTTATGCATCTATCGGTGATAAGATTGTTGTTACCGTAAAGAGCGCTATACCTTCAGGAAACGTGAAAAAAGGTTCCGTTTCTAAAGCAGTTGTTGTTCGCACGAAAAAAGAGATCCGTCGTAAAGATGGTTCATACATTCGTTTTGACGATAATGCAGCAGTATTGTTGAATAATAACGATGAACCACGTGGAACACGTATTTTCGGGCCTGTGGCTCGTGAATTGCGTGAGAAACAGTTCATGAAGATTGTATCACTAGCACCGGAGGTTTTATAATTATGGCACAGAAAACAAAAACAACTCACAAAATCAAAATCAAAAAAGGTGATTTAGTGAAGGTTATCGCTGGTAACTCTAAAGGTAAGCAAGGGAAAGTATTGCAAATTTTAGTGGACTCTAACAGAGCTGTCGTTGAAGGCGCTAACATCGTTAAAAAACACACTAAACCTAGCGCGGCTAATCCTAACGGTGGTATCATCGAGAAAGAAGCTGCAATCACCATTTCCAACTTAGCGTTGATCGACCCTAAAACTGGCGAGCCTACGCGCGTTGGTCGTCGCTTGGACGCGGATGGTAAAATTGTTCGTTACGCAAAAAAATCAGGGGAGGAAATTAAATAATGACTTACGTACCAAGATTAAAAGCGAAATATGCGGAGGAAATCCGTACAGCGCTTAAAGAAAAATTCCAGTATAAAAGCGTTATGCAAGTTCCTAAACTGGAGAAAATCGTAGTATCCCAAGGTGTTGGTGCAGCTACTTCTGACAAGAAATTGATCGACAACGCGGTTTCCGAGTTGACATTGATCACTGGTCAGCAAGCAGTTTCTACTAAATCTAAAAAGGATATCTCTAACTTCAAATTGCGTAAAGGAATGCCTGTTGGTGCACGTGTTACATTGCGTGACAACAACATGTATGAATTCCTTGACCGTTTGATCGCTGTATCTTTGCCTCGTATCCGCGACTTCCGTGGTATCAATGACAAAGGTTTCGATGGAAGAGGTAACTACAACTTGGGTATCACCGAGCAGATCATCTTCCCAGAGATCAACATTGACAAGATCAACAAGATCCAAGGTATGGATATTACATTCGTAACTTCTGCAGGCAACGATATCGAAGCATTGGAGTTATTGAAACAGTTCGGTTTACCATTCAAAAATCAAAATACAAACAACAATGGCTAAAGAAGGATTAAAAGCGCGTGAAGTAAAGCGTCAGAAATTGGTAGCTAAGTTTGCTGAAAAACGTGCTGCACTAAAAGCAGCTGGTGATTATGCAGCTTTAGACAAATTGCCAAAAAATGCTTCACCAGTACGTTTGCACAACCGTTGTAAATTGACTGGTCGTCCAAAAGGATATATGCGTCAATTCGGTATCTCTCGTGTAACATTCCGCGAGATGGCCTTAGACGGAAAGATCCCGGGAGTGAAAAAAGCTTCTTGGTAATCAGAAAAAAAACTTTTACTTTTGCCCGGATAAACCCGTAAGGGGTTTATCGGGTTTTTTTCGTATTGCAAAATTTATGTACAGACAACAGGTCCGGGAGTTAGGTTAGTTCAGGAAACCATTGTCATAATTTAATATCTAATGAATACAGATCCAATAGCGGATTACCTTACACGAGTAAGGAATGCCATCAAGGCCAACCACAGGGTTGTTGAAATTCCTGCATCGAACCTTAAAAAAGAGATCACTAAAGTTCTTTTCGACAAAGGTTACATTGCTAATTACAAATTCGAAGAAAACGGTCCTCAAGGATCTATCAAAGTTGCTTTGAAGTATCACCCAGTTAGCAAAATTCCGGCTATTCGTACGTTGACACGTGTGAGTAAACCTGGTTTAAGAAAGTATGCAAGTGTGGAAGACATGCCGCGCGTTTTGAATGGTTTGGGTATCGCTATCTTGTCAACTTCTAAAGGAGTAATGACAGATAAAGAAGCTCGTCTACAAAATGTAGGTGGTGAGGTTTTATGTTACGTTTATTAATCTAGGTAAAAAACACAAAAGAAATGTCAAGAATTGGAAAAGCGCCTATCGCTATTCCTTCGGGAGTAACGATTACTGTATCAGATAAAAATCTGGTTAC
This genomic window contains:
- a CDS encoding glycoside hydrolase family 88 protein; translation: MIRIFMLLAAPLILAGLSPEAVAQERKLRLSEQFVQTNLQEAANQIKYLESQIEESDIPTTFQNGKHVNWGTSWWCSGFYPGTALYLYEATGDDGLLAIAKSKLRYLEKEKANTGTHDLGFMLFCSFGNALRLTGDSSAYVPVLATGAASLASRFNQNTKTIRSWDGGKNWDGQPWQYPVIIDNMMNLEFLTQASKLTGKVVFADIAKTHANTTMKNHFRKDYSSYHVVDYRVEDGSVVARKTAQGAFDESAWARGQAWALYGYTMMFRETGDKRYLKQARKIAAFYLNHPNLPADLVPYWDMNQDRLETDSKYYAQRNLRDASTAAIVASALLELSDYVKSNKEIKWYIAKAEDMLMSLSKAPYKAAYKSNGGFILEHSVGSIPHKTEVDVPLTYADYYYVEALLRYKRLLDGLSVL
- a CDS encoding DUF2264 domain-containing protein, with translation MNRRLLLKAIGIFGGAVAMQRNVTLAAAEPEHLLKNRTQLDDRAYWVSIISRMATPILENISKQQLRQNMPMEVSPTFDTRDPGVGYLEAFGRLLAGIAPWLALPDDASAEGVLRKKFREQALLGIQYGVDPQSPDYFTWRGSSSQTLVDAAHLAQAFLRAPQVLWEPLAGETKARVIEEFKLLRRIKPNESNWLLFAAMTETFLYAVGEECMREKIDYAVHKFDKEWYVGDGWYSDGDRFSFDHYNGYVIHCMQVESLRHNIKAGAIYQEMYERAYLRMQRYAHHLERLISPEGYYTVVGRSSTYRNAAFQPLAAVALDNRLPEDIMKGQVRAGLTAILRHIYRDETFRQSGWLSMGLVGDKQQNLADYYTNAGSMYVGSLSFLPLGLPADDEFWTCKSEKWTSQKAFAGEPFPKDYYVTY
- the rplC gene encoding 50S ribosomal protein L3, whose amino-acid sequence is MSGIIGKKVGMTSLFDAEGKNIPCTVIEAGPCVVTHIRTVEKDGYAALQLGYDDAKEKNTTAPLKGHFAKAGVTPKRKLVEFKTFEDEKQLGDIVDVTIFAEGEYVDVVGTSKGKGFQGVMKRHGFGGVGGATHGQHNRLRAPGSLGASSWPSRVFKGMRMAGRTGGDRVKVQNLQILKVYADQNLIVVSGSIPGAKGSYVIVDK
- a CDS encoding heparinase II/III domain-containing protein, encoding MGGLTILSVWARTRFGEGKLCMMKKPQIFVLVIFLLSLPAVYGQSILSKKINPDLSSYSMSHIQDWRKQTKADLETMLDDLDAAQKESFIKVAERANSFSWPPLLATVYLEFQSTGNRTNYERLVDERRKILCQLVLGELMEKRGRFLSQIANGLWLTLEESTWVSPAHIVSQRSGAGLPDPTDRYIDLVAARTAADLSFLYFLMKDDLDMVSPHLARKIKKELSDRIIKPYIKDSYWWMSFDTDFINNWNIWINTNVLKTILLVEDDEQQLHAVLRKLLLSADRFIDSYPEDGAIDEGASYWSHAGGELGQLLLWLTSSSADRLSFADQQKINNIGHYIQHTHIADNVFVNFADASYRQIASAAKIWTYGMLFDDPQRKSLSAQMYALDKASFNTSSLHTFFMYLPYIHELDTWKIGQEEKESVFYESLGLSVISADTKGKGIAFAGMGGHNGVSHNHNDVGSFILYHDGVPVLIDVGVATYNKQTFSAARYSLWHTQSQWHNLPLINGVGQRDGKAFRATDVRYREDKGKAFYSLDIAKAYPESAKVHTWKRSFELDKRKQKINVVEDFELTQWLKPSELMFISQIRPTVQGGALIYALPDNRTMYLRFDGAKVRLKVEEKSTADERLRQQWGDYVYRSSVEIIGNSKKEKIAYTMEIK
- the rplW gene encoding 50S ribosomal protein L23; this encodes MEIIKKPILTEKASLLTEKANRYSFKVDHRANKIQIKQAVEEMFGVTVLSVNTAVVAGKAKSRYTKAGFVSGRSPKYKKAIITVKDGETIDFYTTL
- the rplD gene encoding 50S ribosomal protein L4, which gives rise to MEVNVLNLSGKETGAKVQLPESVFGVKPNDHAIYLDVKQYLANQRQGTHKSKQRNEIAGSTRKLHKQKGTGGARAGSIKSPLFNGGGRVFGPQPRDYSFKLNKKLKQVARKSALSYKAQENNILVLDAVSFESIKTKNYVSLINALNVADEKTLLVLPAYDNNVYLSSRNLKKVKVIAASDLNTYDVLNATKLLLTADSVKTLEEAFAK
- the rplB gene encoding 50S ribosomal protein L2; translated protein: MAVKRFKPVTPGTRFRVGADYSDVTTNVPEKSLVVGSNKRSGGRNKSGKMTMRYIGGGHKKSYRLIDFKRDKKDIPAKVATIEYDPNRTARIALLHYADGEKRYIVAPAGLTVGQTVVAGDKVAPEVGNTLPLANIPLGSIIHNIELNPGQGGSIARSAGTYAQLSARDGKYAIIKLPSGETRMILLTCVATIGSVSNAEKANQVLGKAGRKRHLGRRPRVRGVAMNPVDHPMGGGEGRTSGGHPRSRTGVLAKGFKTRYKKKTSNRYIIERRKK